The genomic DNA TGTCACGTGAAGAACTACAACGTCAAGCGACTGAGAAACTTCATCTACAGCTCCATGTGAAGTGGCTGAAGGATACTTTTTGATCGTAAGAGAACGTAGAAAATCATGAACGAAATTTTCCTTATTCAGTCTTCAACTCCATGAATTAATACTTTACGATGGGAACATGGTAACACGCGcattgaaaatttaatttaaagcattttcaattgagtgtcgaaagtaatctggaACAGCTTTgtgtttgctttacttcgctctgtgattggtccagaaaactcgcgaCACTAgctaaaccaatcagattcgaactaaaaccaatcacgacttggtcacccgcgtttccCAGCGCTTTAGACAGTTCTGTGGTATATTTATTtgggttctcattggctctAAAAGGTATTTTactttcctctgattggctactgtgattgcgttggttttggttttatgacactcaatcgaatagctttctattttatttaaatatttaaatttatccaaatTTTACAGCGAAatcaaggttttcttttttgtaaggTGACTTGATACACTTTAACTTGATACACTTTCAATATTTCAATTTGACATGAAGTAAGAACTGTTTCCAGAAATCATTCAGAAATTATTTGGTTGCGTTACGATAAAATTTAtcaaggctctgtagtattccccccccctccctctttgGCAGTCAGTTTTCTAATGACCCCCCCTCCCTTAACGCAGCATCGACTGATTCCCTCcgttcccctgaaaaccatggtAATCCCCCTTTTCAATCTCCcgaccccctcccccctcaggCGGTAAATAGTGACTGGCCCCAACTATCTATTTCAATATATTAGCAACGaacattatttaaataaaatattgaaatattaaattatGATGCgttcaaattattttcaaaataacgTATGAAATTTTCTTCTGACGCATATTCTGACGCTTTTATCAACTTATACAAAGATATGTAATCCCgaataaaatgcaatttttccCCCTCATTTCCTAGATTACATACCACACCGTGTAACGTTCATCATTCATAATTTGAATTTCTCGACAAATTGGCATCAGAGTCCTATTTTAAATCGATTGTCGCTtctatttatgttttttatttggtgaaagaaaaaattagcgATAGAATATGGCAATTACTTTTATGGACCAGCTAGCATGATTTAGGCGTTCAGTTGGTAAAAAGAAGCGCGCTAGTTACTGTATTTATTCCATTAAACGCCGCCCTAGAATAAACGCTGCGGCATGATACGGCGTTTAGTTGAATAATAGACCCGAAAAGCACACAAAGATCATTGCTTCGATCGCGgttggaaattttgagtgaaccagacaattttttcttaatgtaccagttctgatgtCGAGAAGGCACATCCGACATTGGATCTTTTTTCACTCTATGCATTGCAGTagtattaacatgcaaattgtgaaattgagaacaatatgaaaatgactttttagaCAAGCACTAAAAAAtctttctggtttttttttttttttttttttaattataatggTCAGTCATCATACTATTGTTTGCAGgaaataaattggattttaaataaacgctACACTCGAATCAcgaaaaaatttaataaacgccgcggcgtaAGGTAAAGCATTGAAGAAGCGgaggagtggaaaaaaaaaacagagaggtttgggtcgggtcgcaAAATCATGTAAACGCCTGCAAGACTTTTGGACCCGTCCCAAACCTCTCCCGCTTTTTCACTCATACTCCTAGTGCGCCTTGTACTATTCGCTCCCTTTTATTGACTGAAAGCCTGGAATAagctattataattatttttgttatgaCGAGTTCACCATCTTGAAATGGTTGAAAGATGTCATGCTTTTGCGTTAATAAATATGAAGACATATTCTTGTTAAACAGTCTTACGAATTACTTCGTTCGTTATTTATGTGTTTAAACACAGTTTTAGAGCGAGTTTCAAATTTAGTGTGAAAGTAACATGGATTTAcactggttttgctttacctCGCACTGATTCGTTTACAAAACTCGCGCCACCCTTTcaattaaccaatcagatgcaaaactaaaacttgtCGCAAtttgacatggtttgatgctactctggtttaaagagTAAacaaaccatgtctgattgtccacctggttgccgtgtgaactttacTATATTTTGTCGCAATTTGTTAATCGCGTTTTCCCGCCACGGATGATTCGTTTATTTCAACATTGAGTCCTCATTGGCTCCCTCTAGTACTTTCCTTCACTCTCATTGCATTGGCCTTTGCGGTTACTTTGATTCTGGGCTTACAGCACTCTATCGCTATACGCTTAGCTCGTTGTTTTTGTCTCGTTGTGGTCTCCTTGCGTtgcatttaaaagaaaatataaattaacgATATTTCTACGAGTAAACAGAAGAGAGAAAACGTCTTCTTTGGGAAATCTCTGATGAAGTGCTCGAGAATGTGCGCaagattttttcagttttaattgaaCGTACTGACATCACGGTTAATCAGTTGACAGATCTTTTTtcttgaccctttacaccccaacatcagtatgcatattatcCACACTTtgttatacatttcctgaggtgctgacaagaagaatttgtttgcaaatcaaaaggttctttcgttggtgatcatttccttcattctcatgaccctaatgtgtgattcagggtggatattgtagggagaaattagatgctagtcactcttaggggttaaatcGTGGTACAGAGTGAAACTCAACGTTCGAATGTCTGAGCATGCGAGAACAATAAAACAGTTAAGTGGCCTGAATAAAAAGGCGATGTACCCAACACAGTGCATTCAAGCTAAGAAAAACGCCACAAACCAGTAAGTCACGTTCTTTAAAAAGCGCGAACCTTTTTTTGGTGAAGctttaatttaacaaaatagTTTATCAAATAAGATCCTCTCAGTAAGCTGTAATGTaaaccttaacatcagtatgcacattctccatactgttctctgtacaattcttaaggctgacaaggagaatttgtttaacaatcaagagcttttttagttggtgatcattttcttgattttcgtgaccttaatgtttgatttacggatgatattgtttggagaaattagaagctggtcactcttatgGTTTGAAGAGTAAAGCAATTGCAGAAAGTATTTTCAGGCTTCAACAGGATTCGAATCCGTGTCTACCTGATTCtggaaatttatttgttattttatcacaaattttcttaaactttgCCTCGTTTACTAGGAATCTAGCGAACTAGactcaatcaaactgttttattccaCTCTCGTATTCGCTTACTAAAAACTGGGTGTATAAAAAGCtactctgcaaaatttgtaagaaatcacttTCTTATACGATattctctacattgtgattggctgttgctaagtactgatttaaaaggtcattcaaggttgcgtTGATCATGTAAACCGATCGATGTCCCAAAATCACTTAAGGCGGGGCTTCCAGCTCTTGACATAATGTTCACACTCATCATCTGACAGGTGTCACGCACGAATCACAAAGTCTCCGACAAAATTGTAAAACGGTTTATATGAAGAATGCCCTTAATTATATAGGCTTTGCGTTCGAAAAGTCTCATGTATTTCTTTCCCATGACATTTTTACCTTCTTAATTTTTCTATGAACATTTCGAGTTAATTACAGTGAATTCTTGGAAATTTTATGTAGCACATTGGCGCACTTAACCCACTAAAATACGagaggaagaaataaaaacgaaaggaagacaaaaaaaaggttGAGAGCAGACGAATATCTTTTTGGCTGTAAGGCTGCGAAAAAGCATATTCTTCGATCGACTTTTACCAAGTTGCATTGACTTCAAAAATAATGTTTCGAACGCGCCGCGTATCGAGgcgtaagttttttttaaaatttcgctTGCGGTGATAATATCATATCAGTCTCTTTCTAAGATCAGGGTCCACATTTCTAGTTTCGCTGCCCTaagaatacaaaaattaaacattgaTGTTTTTGCCATCAAACCAGCCACAGGATAGAAATTGTCATTCATTTGCCAAACAAAACTGaactttttcttgctttttcacCCGACAGCTCTAAGAATTTATTCACACCACCTGTCACTCACGGAAAATTACATGAATTCATGTGCATGATAAGTTAAATTTTACATTCAGGCTTAAAAATTGATTAACAATGGTTCTTCTTTCAGAAAACTCCATAAATTCACACCttgtaaattaatatttttggcGGAAATTCACCGCTGTATAAtattaccaattttttttattacttgttATTGTTTTCACAGCGAAAATGATTCTCTATTTTCATCATTGTCGTGATCAGACATTAATTCTACATCCGGGATGGCAGTCAGCGAAGGAATTGCCCGGAGCATAACATGCGGTTTTTGCTCTTCTGTACTCGTTCGCTTGGTCAAATACCATGTCTTCTTAAATTGCAGCCTTCCTAATTTTGGAGGTCGTTTACAACGTAAGCCGTACCAAACTTCATTGAGAATATCGCGATATCCCTCCCGGAAGCGATCGTTTCTGATGACAAAGATTATGGGGTTGATCGAAGAATTGCAAAATCCGCACCAATATGCCGCAACGCCGAGCCCGTAAGGCAATTTGGAAACGCCTACGTTTCGAGTTGCTAACACAATCAGGAACACAAATGGCAACCAGCAGAGTATAAAAACCATCAGAACTAATAGAAGCGTATAGATGATTCTTCGCTGAAGTCTCATTACCTCAAGCCCACCGCTTGTATATTTAGCAATTCTGTTCGTGTGCTTGCGAACTGCGAAAAAAATCCTTATGTAAGCAATCGTCATAATTAGGAGTGTAATAACATATGCGACTAGCACGAGAAATAATAAGTAGAGCCTCTCCAATGTCGTCCTTGGATAGGCAACTCCACACGAGAGAGTGCTTGAATTGTAAGCAAAATGTCCCCATCCCAGAACGGGTCCCATTGAAACTAATGTCGACGCAATCCAGACTAATCCGATCATGTACCTTGCTCGGCGAATCGTGATTGCACATGCGAGCGGTTTCACCAGCGCATAATATTGTTCGATGCTCATAATTGTGAGCGTAAAGATTGAAACACAAAAGAAGAAAGACCCTAAAAATCCGTGGAGTTTGCAGAGCGATTCCCCCATGATCCATTCACGCGAAATGCATGTGATGAGCGAAAACGGCATCGCTAACAAAGTTACTCCCAAATCGGCACAAGCAAGATTCATAATAAACATATATCGAGGCGTCTGCATGTTCGAATTTCTGTATACTACTATAATATTCATTGTATTGGCGATAATAGCTACCACCATGATTGAA from Pocillopora verrucosa isolate sample1 chromosome 10, ASM3666991v2, whole genome shotgun sequence includes the following:
- the LOC131776219 gene encoding tachykinin-like peptides receptor 99D, translating into MAGADMNINSSEVHIQYRPIEAAFQATSLISIMVVAIIANTMNIIVVYRNSNMQTPRYMFIMNLACADLGVTLLAMPFSLITCISREWIMGESLCKLHGFLGSFFFCVSIFTLTIMSIEQYYALVKPLACAITIRRARYMIGLVWIASTLVSMGPVLGWGHFAYNSSTLSCGVAYPRTTLERLYLLFLVLVAYVITLLIMTIAYIRIFFAVRKHTNRIAKYTSGGLEVMRLQRRIIYTLLLVLMVFILCWLPFVFLIVLATRNVGVSKLPYGLGVAAYWCGFCNSSINPIIFVIRNDRFREGYRDILNEVWYGLRCKRPPKLGRLQFKKTWYLTKRTSTEEQKPHVMLRAIPSLTAIPDVELMSDHDNDENRESFSL